The Quercus robur chromosome 3, dhQueRobu3.1, whole genome shotgun sequence DNA segment GCTGGCTTGAAGACTGCTGAAAGGCAAGCCGAAGATCAGCGCCAAAAATTGTACGTGACTGAGACCAACCTTGCTACTGAAAAGCAAGCCGTATTGGATCTCAAGGCCGCGTTGCAAAAAGCTCAAGAAGAGGCCCGACTTGCTAAGGAAGCAGCTCAGTTAGCCAAGGAAGCAGCTGAGGCCGAGAAAAAGGCTGCTTATCAGCTAGGGGCGGAGGAGACTGAGGCAAGACTCTCCGAGGAGCTGCCGGAGgtatgcagggattactgcagtATTTCATGGGCTCAGGCCCTTGATGCAGCAAGGATCCCTGCAGACTCTGCCCTGAGTCTGTCTTAGAACGTTTTCTTTCCTCTAGAGATCCGGGAGATCCCTGCCAATGCCATTGAAGTTTTCGAGCAGCCCACGACTATTCCTGATGCCATCCCCCTTGCTGAGATTACCGAGGGCTCTGGTTAGGTCACCGCCCAGGCTACGGATGTGGAGAAAGAGAAGGGTAAAGGCAAGGGTAAGGGAAAGAAAACCTCCTCCAAGGCCAAGGATTTTGCTAAGGACGCAATCAGTGAAGCTGAGGATCCTGGAGCAGGTCCCCAAGTCAAGGACATCCCTCCTCCTCAGCCAGTGCAGGAAAAAGATCCTCCTGCTAAGGCTTAGCTCCTAGGGCTCTTTTTATTATTGCTATActataggaaaattttttttacttactttggGACGGAAGCTATATTGTATTGTGTTCTTTTGCCAAGATCTttcattgtattatttttggtttatcaATACAAACGCtctttttctcatctttttgTCTTATGATTGATGCTGATggaattttattacatttttccaAGTTAACGTAACTATTTCTTTAACTGATGTTTGCAATAGCCATATCAATatagaaaaatgagaagaaataGAACGGTGCAATGAATTttgaacaataaatgttattatGCCAGGCTGAACATACCTTAGAACTGCATAGGAGCCCTGAGTTATCAATTTCTCCCAAGTCTATGGTTGgaataagttgttaatttcccctaagtctgtggtccgagaagccgtgcaggacttaagttctgtttaaaacttaaatagatgccataagttgttaatttcccctaagtctgtggttcgagaagccatgcaggacttaggttctgtttaaaacttgcgtagatgccataagttgttaatttcccctaagtctatggtctgaggagccatgcaggacttaggttctgtttaaaacttgtgtagatgccataagttgttaatttcccctaaatctgtgatccgaagagccatgctggcagaacttaggttctgtttaaaacttgcaTAGATAGAAGTGAGTTGACAAATGCGCGATGATCAGGGAATACAATACAAGCATAGCTTTTTTCATTAGTAATAATatcttttcaaattatttacattccatgggcgAGGTACAGTTTTCTCGTCCACCCACCTTCCCTTTGCATCATCTAGTCTTCTTTTCAACtcattcactatgaccttattcaCAGCTTTGGCTTGCCCGTTTCCTTGGGGATAGGATGGAATGGAATATCGGTTTGTGATTCCAAAGTCCCAGCAGTATTTCCTGAAgtttttactatcaaattgaaggtcgttgtccgagatgagggtgCGAGGAGTTCCGAAGCGCGTAAtgatttttttccaaatgaacttcttggcatccacgtccctgatgttggctaAAGGCTCAGCCtctacccacttggtgaaatagtCAGTGCCGACTATTaagtatcgcttgttccccccTGCTTTTGGGAAAGGGCCGACAATATCCAgaccccactgagcgaacgacCACGGACTAGAGAGGGGGTTAAGGACTCCTCCCAgctggtggatatttggggcgaatctctggcattgatcacacttttttgcatattcttgggcatctctctgcatgttcggccaccagtacccTTAGGTGAGTGCTCTGTGTGCTAGCGACCTTCCTCCCGTATGGCTCccacatactccctcatgcaGTTCTTCAAGCAATGATTCTGATGCCTCTGGGTGTATGCACAGTAAGTATGGCTCAGAGTAGGAGCGCTTGTACAACTTGTGATCCTCTGACAACCAAAATCGAGAAGCATTCctccgtatcttctcggcttccaATTTTTCTTCGGGTAATACATCATCTTTGAGGAAGTTtactatgggatccatccaactCGGATTCCTTCTGACTTGACAAATCTGAATTGTATCTGTTTCGATGGTGCCTGTTTTGCACAAATCctcaacaaggatcattcgtGGTAAATCCTGTGCGgaagacgtggcaagagtggccaacGAATCCACATGTGTATTCCCGCTTCTAGAGACATGcgtcaaattaaaaaattcaaagtctGATTGTAGGCGTTTGACTTGATCAAGATATTCCTGCATTCTCATATTTCTAGCCTTCAACTCGCCCCTCACCTGGCCTACGACCAGTCTGGAGTCCGAGAACGCTTCTATTGCTTCTCCGCCCATTTTTTGCACCATGATCATTCCCTGCAGCAAagcctcatactcagcttcattatttgtagccgagaacccaagtcttaatgacttttcaatgaTAATCTTTTTGGGCGATATTAGAACTAGCCCTACCCCAGATCCTTTTTGGTTTGTCACGCCATCCACATAGACTTTCCATCGCGAGGCTCCTTGCGCATAAATtatgccaaccgattttccatacATGTTTTCCTCCTCGACCACTGCTTCCACAGCGGGCTCAGCAAATTCAACAACTAGATTCGCGAGGACTTGGCCCTTAACAGAGGTCCTAGGCATGTATTTAATATCGAAAGCCCCTAGAAGCGTATTCCACATGGCAATTCTTCCTGTGTAATCGGCACTTCGTAGCACCAATCGGAGGGGGAGTTGAGTTAGGACAATGACTGTGTGTGTCTGAAAGTAGTGGGGAAGTTTTCGTATGGCATGCACTACTGCAAGAATTGCCTTTTCCAGTGGTAAGTAGCGCACTTCAGCTTCATACAACGATTTACTTACATAATATACAGGTCGCTGTATCCCATTGTCAACCCGTATCAATACCAAGCTTACAGCATGAGAGGCCACCGCTATGTGTGCGAACAAAGTCTCGTCGGCCTCAAGgctagacatgatgggtggcCGTGACAGGTATTCtttaagttgctggaaggctAGAACACAGTCCTCAGACCACTCCACTTATTCATCAAGAGATAGAAAGGTCGGCATCGGTCCACAGATCAGGAGATGAATCAATTCAATGCTGCGATCATTCCAGTGAGTTTCTGTACTTCTCTGGGATTCCGAGGAGCTTGTAGGCTATTAATCGCTTTGATTTGGTCCGGGCTTACCTCTATTCCTCTGTGAGTTACCATATAGCCCAgaaatttcccagacccgaccccaaatgaacacttaGAGGCATTGAGGCGCAGTTTGTGCTTCCTTAAGATGCCAAAAAATGACTTCGAGGTCTTTCACATGCTCAAACATCACTTTACTTTTTAttaccatatcgtctatgtagacttcaataaCCTTGCCTAGCTGTGGTTCGAACattctagtcatcatcctttggtaggttgaccctgcattctttaaaccgaaaggcatcaccttatagtggtaaTTTCCAACGGGTGTTATGAACGCCATTTTCTCTTGATCTTCTAGAGCTAATGGTATTCGATGATAaccttggaaggcatccaggaagctTATTCGGGGGTGGCCTACAGTCGCATCTACCAATCGGTCTATTCGAGGCAACGGGAACGGGTCCTTCGGGCACGCCTTGTttaagtctgtgaagtctacgcagaTCCGCCATTTTcctgtcttcttttttaccaccatcgtatttgccaaccattcggggtaaagaCTCTTTGATAGCTCCTGCCTTTTTCAGCTTCATCACTTCATCCCAAACAGCGTCGGCATGTTCTTTCGACGGGCGCCAGGGTGGCTGCTTCTTTGGAATAAAGGATGGGTTAACGTTCAGGTAGTGACAAATGAGACTAGGGTCAACCCCtggggcatcgtaggcgtcccatgcaaacacatcaacgTTCCTCCTCAGAAACCctaccaattcctctttttcttgaagaggtAATTCTAAGCCGACTTGGAAGAATCTTTCTGGATTATTGTCAACGGTAACACTTTCTAAACTTTCACATTTTATCTCCTCGACTAGTTCGCTGACTGGTGCTGCCGAGGTGGTTGATTGCTATAAACTCTTCACAAGAGCTGAGGACTCGGCATTGGACCGACGTGAGATGGCGGCCATcatgcattgcctagccatggcCTGATCTCCACGAATTTCTCCCACTTAGCTCCCTGACGGGTATTTTACCTTTTGGTGAAGGGTAGAAGACATGGCTCCCAGGGCATGGAGCCAAGGTCTGGCTACTATGGCCATGCAGGGTGAATAGGCATCGACCACAATaaaatccacctccaccacctctgatCCGGTCTATATGGGTAATCTGATCTGCCCTTTTGGTACGATAGTCTTCCTTTCGAAACTTATAAGAGGAGAGTCATAAGCCGTTAAATCCTCAAGCCTtgagttcagccccttgtacagatcagggtacattacttCCACTGCACTGCCCGGATCTACTAGTACCCTCTTCACGTCGAAACCTCCAATCCTCAACGTAACCACTAAAGTATCGTCGTGAGGTTAGATAGTTCCCCCCTTGTCCTCGTCCGAGAACCCCAATATTAATGAGTTTCcctttttagatcttttggacTCCCTCTCACCATCCTCGGCGGGGAGCCGAGCCACGGACAGCACCCCAGAAGGAAAAGAGCCGGTTCTTCCTGGGgcggcgaggatgacatgtatcgtccccgTGGGAGGTCTCCAAGATACATCTTTCCAAGGCTCTTGTACTGCTTGGCCCAGATGACCGCTAGAGGGGTGTAAAAGATGACGTAACTTTCCTTCCCGGACCAACTGATCcaggtgattccatagattcctgcaatcctcggTGGTATACCCGTGGTCTTGATGATAATGACAATACAAGTTCTGGTTGCGCTTCAAGGGGTCTCCGGCCATTTTACTCGGCCATTTGAAGAAAGGCTCATTTTTTACCCTCTCCAGAACTTGTTGCACCAGCTCTCTGAATATGACATTAACCGTTTGCAGGTTGGTTTGTCTAGCCTGTCTCGAAAAATCCTTCCTCGACTGGTTATTGTTATATCGTTCCGACCTGTAATCATTTCCTTTGGGGGGaatgatcttctcctttcctcTCCCTTGTAGCTGGTCttcttccacccttttgtatTTGTTAATCCTGTCCATCAGTTGGCGAACGCTGGTGACGGGTTTACCAGTtagagatttccttaagccgTGCTCAGTGGGGAGACCACTTTTGAACGTGCTAATGGAGACGTCATCGTGGCTTTCGTCCATCtcgttatacatctcccaatatctgtccgaatACGCCTTTAAGGTTTCCCCCTCATGCATAGACAGAGATAATAACGAACTTAGGGGTCGTGGGACTCTGCTGTTTGTAATAAAGCGAGAGCAAAAAGCCTGAGTGAGTTTCCTATAGGAATCTATGGAGTTCGTCTTCAagctgttgaaccatctcatcgccactgGTCCCAAGCTGGACGGAAAAACTTTGCACATCAGAGCCTCATTCTGGGAATGGATAGTCATTctctggttaaactggctcacgtgctccacggggtctgctCGGCCGTTATAGATGGCGAATGTAGGTTGATTTAAACGCCGAGGCAATTTAGCCCCCTCTATCCTATGCGCAAAGGGTGATTTGGAGA contains these protein-coding regions:
- the LOC126719705 gene encoding uncharacterized protein LOC126719705: MQQEINDLKRKLRRAQRRQSRSSSDTSSNEEEDVSYTRRSRTPPSETFSYEKESRPERRCKSPSGKVLANDAMNKALDQVSKSPFAHRIEGAKLPRRLNQPTFAIYNGRADPVEHVSQFNQRMTIHSQNEALMCKVFPSSLGPVAMRWFNSLKTNSIDSYRKLTQAFCSRFITNSRVPRPLSSLLSLSMHEGETLKAYSDRYWEMYNEMDESHDDVSISTFKSGLPTEHGLRKSLTGKPVTSVRQLMDRINKYKRVEEDQLQGRGKEKIIPPKGNDYRSERYNNNQSRKDFSRQARQTNLQTVNVIFRELVQQVLERVKNEPFFKWPSKMAGDPLKRNQNLYCHYHQDHGYTTEDCRNLWNHLDQLVREGKLRHLLHPSSGHLGQAVQEPWKDVSWRPPTGTIHVILAAPGRTGSFPSGVLSVARLPAEDGERESKRSKKGNSLILGFSDEDKGGTI